Proteins from a single region of Halorubrum sp. 2020YC2:
- a CDS encoding DEAD/DEAH box helicase, with amino-acid sequence MSDEFNPIELGTHAQKNYANYLIGNNQRGYQGLLENFSHDDDESVEQAFIRSKGPYLQGVASAAWSDTSWEDFAEQVEGEFAPNGLEKPLIDAFEAEGFENLQVHQEEAIEWLANDNHALIAAGTGRGKTEAWFIPLLQYILRAKRNRIDDVSPDSIKALLTYPTKALAQDQLKRFIEYLWFVNRKSSLAEDEYITIGVYDGDTPRRGRRQDGKSTHKYLEDSFEYFELPERIADGLAESDAIRENEAPNLHVKKDGQEYYLKTRGGYGGEFLRFVHLTRDRIEDEQPDILLTNPDAINYRLFNINDRQAHRLFVDQPKFLVFDEVHTYNSLFGAHTSMLVKRLRKLREARGVDNPLRIIAASATVGQKEELFQRLLGIRRGDPYRVIEEQVDFDEENSGTDRTPPGELPEFLRTAGLDSQTVENDLSRWRDGEDPQTHGWLKSLDVDPQYGRGPGTVLEKAAKEGSLGCLVHLHQALQKPSDDAYELPDAPRFEDFVEYVQTTYDSVTDRETAQRVAQNALNLFELAGFEVRIHVFNWPVDGYYKCLHCHRIYAKPQSCDCGESQGEHTRFVTKIRLCNKCGEQAYEGWYCPDCGDVRPVTQETEGEYLYADEPECAHENHGTLTRVYWTPEYECMDCGREARPSEALGACQQCGGQLTRTGEGVVCKNPDCGATVDRSGSNCHHCGGELKLDDDLSSECSNPDCSRHGETQEGLTCGDCDSHLVPKLTLPWICANSDHGANHGSALPEGGCDCGTSTFVLAGYFDTQEADYCTECNADRSDVYYLPGTGCAIHDDDAVDRVQKSFNLRVAYLDSSGNVRLSTPSKGKHAVPCYHRYRNYDTLMRSPINTGVTMSQFMLRELADAKSATQRQAKLMSFADSYRDMERLANDFDEPERLLFIQQVLLSYMADERRATLEEVINETTQRARDYWDEFDNKEDIINDIIGYIEWRHTITGQLIGGSYRLFNGDFGREYGRLVSDGLLNVGLVDRPETPAEQAVCQELLDGNRRDQEQLIESLRDNEGIDSPTETISELEERGIIRIEDQSDRVSFTPETVEVRYVDDDQPIRYLHEVDEFISDLRAEVTSEKDYSQSIDFTDSYEDRADLSSPHFTRTAYWATGTDTRMLLSQVYKGDLPADERRRIEHEFKRNATPNFLSTGPAMEIGIDIGDLNSLLLLGTPPNTNAYLQRIGRAGRSSGKSLVTTISKRNPIDFYYHKRPDELIESEEKPIPLNPHNEHVLKSALTWAIMDYIAAYYAVPWEKLDQIEGTKIKAPDPSEWNRYKKDSPRDQAPDEFEIFTSIYYRNIQEVSDGKCMAVLGAIATQDEGVRVWLEDLLDYAYCRQCGHMYDSNVGGSCSNCESTEELSVARAEFRELIDEAIEQFDERLVTFARDYKVGIEDEIGRLEEEKSKAREIVEDSSDDWGWEDDSDEDDSQDAERDLDRIRSQLRTLEDLLKDYKDANLADVHQRSAQSAFVPQMRAFGNSVSVTRHEYDSQSGETRATEDSNWDRGEAMALREMHPYAYSLKSKRGYVATRVHEDTEGTRELKKRLGDKQLICANCGFEGVYEGQGGCPECGETDDIRTIEPISLKRVELSDKARQFEPARANEIYPLADYHTSPQSTYANIETVVEEFAPQQRLELKTAAGDTLVTLEHGSLEIIETVDSFTTSYSGGTQDPGDQPLTLCRESHCNSVVVQQNDKDQVCLRDPQHDQSAQQDVMVGRTFQTKGIRVKSVSPRVSPDTLHTLVHGFRLALQRIGGIEIRQLNESYSDGDNEAFIFEGTIGGNGVTKLLFDRSESTLPELDDALEVMKENISQCSCAAGCPECIYQYGCDERNDERTFNKQDMLAVIDDLSAAPEDIQLVADD; translated from the coding sequence ATGTCTGACGAGTTCAATCCGATCGAGCTTGGAACCCACGCCCAGAAGAATTACGCAAACTACCTAATTGGAAACAATCAGCGTGGCTATCAAGGTCTACTGGAGAACTTTTCTCACGACGACGATGAGAGCGTCGAACAGGCTTTCATTCGCTCGAAAGGCCCATATCTCCAAGGTGTTGCGTCGGCGGCTTGGAGCGACACGTCGTGGGAAGATTTCGCAGAGCAGGTTGAGGGTGAATTCGCGCCGAACGGTCTGGAGAAACCGCTCATCGATGCTTTCGAGGCCGAAGGTTTCGAGAACCTCCAGGTCCACCAAGAGGAAGCCATCGAGTGGCTCGCAAACGACAACCACGCCCTTATCGCCGCCGGAACGGGACGCGGCAAGACCGAAGCGTGGTTCATTCCTCTCCTCCAGTACATCCTCCGGGCGAAACGTAACCGCATCGACGACGTATCTCCCGACAGCATCAAGGCCCTGCTTACATATCCGACGAAAGCCCTCGCCCAAGACCAACTCAAGCGGTTCATAGAGTATCTTTGGTTCGTCAACCGGAAGTCAAGCCTCGCCGAGGATGAGTATATCACTATCGGCGTCTACGACGGTGATACACCGAGACGCGGCCGCCGACAGGATGGCAAGAGTACGCACAAATATCTGGAAGACTCTTTCGAATACTTCGAGCTTCCTGAGCGTATCGCTGACGGGCTCGCGGAGAGTGACGCGATCAGAGAAAACGAAGCACCGAACCTACACGTCAAAAAGGACGGACAGGAGTACTACCTCAAAACGCGTGGAGGATACGGGGGAGAATTTCTTCGATTCGTCCACCTTACCCGTGACCGTATCGAGGACGAACAGCCGGACATCCTACTGACGAACCCTGACGCGATCAACTACCGGCTGTTCAATATCAATGACAGGCAGGCTCACCGGCTCTTCGTCGACCAGCCGAAGTTTCTGGTATTTGACGAGGTCCACACCTACAATAGTCTGTTTGGTGCCCATACATCGATGCTGGTCAAACGCCTCCGGAAACTCCGAGAGGCACGTGGCGTCGACAATCCCCTCCGGATCATTGCTGCGAGCGCAACGGTCGGACAGAAGGAGGAGTTATTCCAACGACTCCTCGGTATCCGTCGGGGTGACCCGTATAGAGTTATCGAAGAACAGGTTGATTTCGATGAAGAGAATAGTGGCACTGATCGGACACCGCCCGGAGAACTTCCAGAGTTCCTCAGGACTGCGGGACTTGACAGTCAAACAGTAGAGAATGATCTCAGTCGCTGGCGAGACGGTGAAGATCCCCAGACACACGGGTGGCTGAAAAGTCTGGACGTCGATCCACAATACGGCCGCGGACCTGGTACAGTTCTTGAGAAGGCCGCTAAAGAGGGATCGCTTGGCTGTCTCGTTCATCTCCATCAAGCGCTCCAGAAGCCAAGCGACGATGCGTACGAACTACCTGACGCGCCGAGATTTGAGGACTTCGTCGAGTATGTTCAGACCACCTACGACTCCGTGACGGATAGAGAAACCGCCCAACGAGTCGCACAGAACGCACTGAATCTGTTCGAGCTCGCCGGATTTGAGGTGCGAATTCACGTGTTCAATTGGCCTGTCGACGGCTACTACAAGTGTCTTCACTGTCATCGCATCTACGCAAAACCGCAGTCATGTGACTGTGGTGAGTCACAAGGTGAGCACACTCGGTTTGTCACCAAGATTCGGCTCTGTAACAAGTGTGGCGAACAGGCGTACGAGGGGTGGTATTGTCCGGATTGCGGTGACGTCCGTCCGGTTACTCAAGAAACGGAAGGTGAGTATCTTTACGCCGATGAGCCGGAGTGCGCTCACGAGAATCACGGAACACTAACTCGTGTCTACTGGACGCCGGAGTACGAATGTATGGACTGTGGTCGAGAGGCCCGTCCATCTGAGGCGCTTGGGGCCTGCCAACAGTGTGGTGGTCAACTGACTAGGACTGGGGAGGGCGTCGTCTGTAAGAATCCCGATTGCGGTGCCACCGTCGACCGGTCAGGTAGCAACTGCCACCACTGCGGTGGAGAGCTGAAACTGGATGATGATCTCTCTTCTGAGTGTTCCAATCCCGACTGTTCACGGCACGGAGAAACTCAGGAGGGTCTCACCTGTGGAGACTGTGACAGCCACTTGGTGCCGAAACTTACCCTCCCTTGGATCTGTGCGAATAGCGATCACGGCGCAAACCACGGATCCGCACTACCAGAAGGCGGGTGTGACTGCGGTACTAGTACGTTTGTCCTCGCAGGATATTTCGACACGCAAGAAGCCGACTACTGTACCGAGTGTAACGCCGACAGGTCGGACGTGTACTACCTCCCTGGAACTGGGTGTGCAATCCATGACGACGACGCCGTTGATCGGGTTCAAAAATCATTCAATCTCCGGGTCGCGTACCTTGATTCAAGCGGAAACGTGCGATTGAGCACCCCATCGAAGGGAAAACACGCCGTTCCCTGTTATCACCGGTACCGGAATTACGATACGCTGATGCGGTCACCCATCAACACGGGCGTGACGATGAGCCAGTTTATGCTCCGGGAACTGGCCGACGCGAAATCAGCGACTCAACGACAGGCCAAACTCATGTCTTTTGCCGATTCCTACCGGGATATGGAACGGCTTGCCAACGACTTCGACGAACCCGAGCGGTTGCTATTCATCCAGCAGGTGCTGCTGTCGTACATGGCTGATGAGCGACGGGCGACACTAGAAGAAGTCATTAACGAGACGACTCAGCGGGCACGCGACTACTGGGACGAGTTCGATAACAAGGAAGACATAATCAACGATATCATCGGGTATATCGAGTGGCGTCACACGATCACCGGTCAGCTTATCGGCGGAAGTTATCGTCTGTTCAATGGAGACTTTGGCCGCGAATACGGCCGACTCGTTAGCGACGGTCTCCTGAACGTCGGGCTTGTCGATCGCCCGGAGACGCCAGCAGAACAAGCCGTCTGTCAAGAACTCCTCGATGGGAACCGCCGAGATCAGGAACAACTCATCGAATCTCTCCGTGACAACGAGGGGATTGACAGCCCAACAGAGACGATTAGCGAACTGGAGGAGCGGGGGATCATCAGGATCGAGGACCAGAGTGATCGCGTTTCGTTTACTCCGGAGACGGTCGAAGTTCGGTATGTGGATGATGATCAACCAATCCGTTATCTACACGAAGTCGATGAGTTCATCAGTGATCTAAGGGCTGAGGTTACGTCTGAGAAAGATTACAGTCAATCTATTGACTTTACAGACTCCTACGAAGATCGTGCTGACCTCTCTTCGCCGCATTTCACGCGGACGGCCTACTGGGCAACCGGCACTGATACCCGGATGCTGCTCAGTCAGGTATACAAAGGGGACTTACCAGCAGATGAGCGGCGTCGCATCGAGCATGAGTTCAAGCGTAACGCCACGCCGAATTTCCTCTCAACGGGGCCAGCGATGGAGATCGGTATCGACATCGGCGATCTGAACAGTCTGCTCTTGTTAGGTACCCCTCCGAACACGAACGCGTACCTACAGCGAATCGGCCGGGCGGGCCGCTCCAGCGGCAAGTCGTTGGTGACGACGATCAGCAAGCGCAACCCCATCGATTTCTACTATCATAAACGTCCAGACGAACTCATCGAGTCCGAGGAGAAACCGATCCCACTGAACCCGCACAATGAGCACGTCCTCAAGTCCGCGCTCACGTGGGCAATTATGGACTATATTGCCGCTTACTACGCCGTTCCTTGGGAGAAATTGGATCAGATTGAGGGGACAAAAATCAAGGCACCTGACCCGAGCGAGTGGAACCGATATAAGAAGGATTCTCCCCGCGATCAGGCACCCGACGAATTTGAGATTTTCACGAGTATCTACTACCGAAACATCCAGGAGGTGAGTGACGGAAAGTGTATGGCCGTCCTCGGAGCCATCGCCACACAAGATGAAGGAGTCCGTGTATGGCTCGAAGATCTTCTGGATTACGCCTACTGTCGGCAGTGCGGGCACATGTACGATTCGAACGTCGGAGGGAGCTGCTCCAACTGCGAGAGTACTGAAGAACTCAGTGTCGCCCGAGCAGAGTTCAGAGAGTTAATCGACGAAGCGATCGAGCAGTTCGATGAGCGGTTGGTAACCTTCGCCCGCGATTACAAGGTCGGAATCGAGGACGAAATTGGACGGCTCGAAGAAGAGAAATCCAAGGCCCGAGAAATTGTTGAGGATAGCAGCGACGATTGGGGCTGGGAAGACGATAGCGATGAAGATGATTCGCAGGATGCCGAGCGGGACCTTGACCGTATTCGGTCTCAGCTCCGGACGCTCGAAGATTTACTTAAAGATTATAAAGATGCTAACCTCGCTGATGTCCATCAGCGCTCCGCTCAGTCCGCGTTTGTTCCCCAGATGCGGGCGTTTGGCAACAGCGTCTCCGTCACGCGGCACGAATATGACTCCCAGAGTGGTGAGACACGCGCGACAGAGGATTCGAACTGGGATCGTGGTGAAGCAATGGCGTTACGCGAGATGCACCCCTACGCGTACAGTCTGAAGAGCAAGCGCGGGTACGTTGCTACCAGAGTTCATGAAGACACCGAGGGAACCCGAGAGCTAAAGAAGCGATTGGGAGACAAGCAATTGATCTGTGCGAACTGCGGTTTCGAAGGTGTCTACGAAGGCCAGGGCGGCTGTCCTGAGTGTGGCGAGACGGACGACATCCGGACAATCGAACCGATCTCGCTCAAGCGAGTCGAACTCTCGGACAAAGCCCGCCAGTTTGAGCCCGCCCGTGCGAACGAGATTTATCCACTGGCGGACTACCACACGAGTCCTCAGAGCACGTACGCTAACATTGAGACGGTCGTCGAGGAATTCGCCCCCCAGCAGCGCCTAGAACTAAAAACCGCAGCGGGAGATACGTTGGTGACTCTAGAGCATGGCAGCCTAGAAATTATCGAGACCGTTGACTCATTCACCACTTCCTATAGCGGTGGGACTCAGGATCCGGGGGACCAGCCGCTCACACTCTGTCGGGAGAGTCACTGTAATAGCGTAGTCGTTCAGCAGAACGACAAGGACCAGGTCTGCCTCCGGGATCCGCAACATGACCAGTCCGCTCAACAGGATGTAATGGTCGGGCGGACGTTCCAGACCAAGGGTATCCGCGTAAAATCGGTCAGTCCACGGGTCTCTCCCGACACACTACACACGCTGGTCCATGGTTTCCGCTTGGCACTCCAACGCATCGGCGGGATCGAAATTCGGCAGCTCAACGAATCGTACAGCGATGGCGACAACGAGGCGTTCATTTTCGAGGGGACTATCGGTGGCAACGGCGTGACGAAGCTACTATTCGACCGCTCGGAATCTACGCTTCCCGAGCTTGATGACGCTCTTGAAGTGATGAAAGAGAACATTAGCCAGTGTTCCTGCGCCGCTGGCTGTCCCGAGTGTATCTACCAGTATGGCTGTGATGAACGGAACGACGAACGTACGTTCAATAAGCAGGACATGCTAGCTGTCATCGACGACCTGTCGGCTGCGCCTGAAGACATCCAACTCGTCGCCGACGACTGA